A part of Aegilops tauschii subsp. strangulata cultivar AL8/78 chromosome 2, Aet v6.0, whole genome shotgun sequence genomic DNA contains:
- the LOC109756935 gene encoding BTB/POZ domain-containing protein At3g49900, which translates to MAMEMGRSWQELGVVDTIYEDDHEEEDEEEETEDCFNSPTMSSSAPTSASCSPAAPSASSSLPPALRTAVQGWSRANGSRKPDVIVRVQEHCFHLHRDPITSESSYLKRQLSECSDIAVDLPAGLTVDAFADAVASCYGADLALSPDNLAAAWAAADWLELTAEDGLARRAEDYFFEEVATDHGLAAAVLRSCAAFLGGEVAGAGAGLLVRCLETLAASGGADSRWLEDVAALPLEEFQVVVEGMRARLAHDHDLMYTIVDHYLENHKGKLTEEEKSRLCYNVNCAKLSHHLFMHLVQNPRLPLRFVVQAMLVEQLHSHHSMLLTQHHHAAAAAAPASAAPLPLPPGLHKRAISGAFSSAVAAATAGDAANMTLGDILQRDAVLRQSAHIRASMDATGHRIDTLERELAGLRCRLRRSEQAAAAATASAAIDRVSAKSASFRIPRSRLWNGEDLSSSTATTGRSAAKGNLSLKSRLVHGFKSLFGRRPGNGVALPPARSDDAGTDVRVGEKGACASCPPEPEDGYDKELRKEEWSARPHRRNLSMV; encoded by the exons ATGGCCATGGAGATGGGCAGGAGCTGGCAGGAGCTCGGCGTCGTGGACACCATCTACGAGGACGACcacgaggaggaagacgaggaggaggagacggAGGACTGCTTCAACTCGCCCACCATGTCCTCCTCCGCGCCCACGTCGGCGTCCTGCTCGCCCGCGGCgccgtccgcctcctcctccctcccgcCGGCGCTCAGGACCGCGGTGCAAGGATG GTCGCGGGCGAATGGATCGCGCAAGCCGGACGTGATCGTGCGTGTCCAAGAACACTGCTTCCATCTGCACAGG GACCCGATCACGTCGGAGAGCAGCTACCTGAAGCGGCAGCTGTCGGAGTGCAGCGACATCGCCGTGGACCTACCGGCAGGCCTCACGGTCGACGCGTTCGCCGACGCCGTGGCTTCCTGCTACGGCGCCGACTTGGCGCTGTCGCCGGACAACCTCGCCGCGGCGTGGGCGGCCGCGGACTGGCTGGAGCTGACCGCGGAGGACGGGCTGGCACGCCGCGCCGAGGACTACTTCTTCGAGGAAGTGGCCACGGACCACGGCCTCGCCGCGGCAGTGCTGCGGTCGTGCGCGGCGTTCCTCGGCGGCGAGGTCGCCGGGGCCGGCGCGGGGCTGCTCGTGCGGTGCCTGGAGACGCTCGCGGCTTCCGGCGGCGCCGACAGCAGGTGGCTCGAGGACGTGGCCGCGCTGCCGCTCGAGGAGTTCCAGGTGGTCGTGGAGGGCATGCGCGCGCGGCTCGCGCACGACCACGACCTCATGTACACCATCGTGGATCACTACCTCGAG AACCACAAGGGGAAGCTGACGGAGGAGGAGAAGAGCCGGCTGTGCTACAACGTGAACTGCGCCAAGCTGTCGCACCACCTCTTCATGCACCTCGTGCAGAACCCGCGGCTGCCGCTCCGCTTCGTCGTCCAGGCCATGCTCGTCGAGCAGCTGCACTCCCACCACTCCATGCTGCTCACCCAGCaccaccacgccgccgccgccgcggctcccGCCTCCGCCGCGCCGCTGCCGTTGCCGCCTGGGCTACATAAGAGGGCCATCTCCGGCGCGTTCAGCAGCGCCGTGGCCGCCGCGACCGCCGGGGACGCCGCCAACATGACGCTCGGCGACATCCTGCAGCGCGACGCGGTGCTGCGCCAGTCCGCGCACATCCGCGCATCCATGGATGCCACGGGGCACCGCATCGACACCCTCGAGCGCGAGCTCGCCGGTCTCCGCTGCCGCCTGCGCCGCTCCGAGCAGGCCGCGGCTGCTGCCACGGCCTCGGCAGCCATCGACCGCGTGTCCGCCAAGTCGGCCAGCTTCCGCATTCCGCGCAGCCGGCTCTGGAACGGCGAGGACCTCTCGTCCAGCACCGCCACCACCGGCCGCTCCGCCGCGAAGGGCAACCTTAGCCTCAAGTCACGTCTGGTGCACGGGTTCAAGAGCCTGTTCGGCCGGAGGCCAGGGAACGGTGTCGCGCTGCCGCCCGCGAGGAGTGATGACGCCGGCACTGACGTCCGCGTCGGCGAGAAAGGCGCGTGTGCGTCATGTCCACCGGAGCCGGAGGACGGCTACGACAAGGAGCTGCGCAAGGAGGAGTGGAGTGCTCGGCCTCACCGGAGGAACCTGTCCATGGTGTGA